The following proteins are encoded in a genomic region of Opitutus sp.:
- a CDS encoding putative Na+/H+ antiporter gives MSTPADALIADFPRALSAYADPANGGVVEVLLGRLQAEPFNGVATAIFLMAILHTFVAGKFRHWAHEAEAAHAKQIKLRRETVKDSDEDGYPDEVSFKGQILHFFGEIEAIFGIWVIALAAAVTAFKGWPTLVDYIGKKVNFTEPMFVVVIMAIASTRPVLSVAEQGMRAVAALGRGTVAAWWLAILIIGPILGSFITEPAAMTISALLLARQFYALKPSIRFSYATLGLLFVSISVGGTLTHFAAPPVLMVAGPWKWDMLHMLQHFGWKAVVGIAVSTVAFYLVFRKEFSVLQARRDQQSEGTNRTKERAIPAWVTLVQLGFLACTVYFAHYPALFIGGFLFFLAFTQATAHHQRTLDLKPSLLVGFFLAGLVIHGGLQGWWIEPVLKSLGEVPLFLTATVLTAFNDNAAITYLATLVPGFTDPLKYMVVAGAVTGGGLTVIANAPNPAGQSILQPFFPEGISPLGLFLGALAPTVVMAACFLWL, from the coding sequence ATGAGCACGCCCGCAGACGCCCTGATAGCTGATTTCCCGCGTGCGCTGTCAGCTTACGCCGATCCGGCCAACGGCGGTGTGGTGGAGGTGTTGCTGGGGCGTTTGCAAGCCGAGCCGTTTAACGGCGTGGCCACAGCGATCTTTTTGATGGCGATCCTGCATACGTTTGTAGCGGGGAAGTTCCGGCATTGGGCGCATGAAGCGGAGGCAGCTCATGCGAAGCAGATAAAGCTGCGTCGCGAAACGGTTAAGGACAGCGACGAGGACGGTTATCCTGACGAGGTGAGTTTTAAGGGGCAGATCCTGCATTTTTTTGGGGAGATCGAAGCGATTTTCGGAATCTGGGTAATCGCCCTCGCGGCTGCGGTCACCGCGTTTAAGGGGTGGCCCACGCTGGTGGATTATATCGGCAAAAAAGTGAATTTCACCGAGCCGATGTTTGTGGTGGTGATCATGGCGATTGCCTCAACACGGCCCGTGCTGAGCGTGGCCGAGCAGGGCATGCGCGCGGTGGCGGCTTTGGGGCGCGGGACGGTCGCGGCCTGGTGGTTGGCCATCCTGATCATCGGCCCGATTTTGGGCTCTTTTATCACCGAGCCTGCAGCGATGACTATTTCGGCACTCCTGCTGGCGCGCCAATTTTACGCCCTGAAGCCCTCGATTCGGTTTTCCTATGCGACGCTTGGGCTGTTGTTTGTGAGCATTTCAGTGGGCGGAACGCTGACGCATTTTGCGGCACCGCCCGTGCTGATGGTCGCCGGTCCTTGGAAATGGGACATGCTGCACATGCTGCAGCATTTTGGCTGGAAAGCGGTCGTGGGTATCGCGGTTTCCACGGTGGCTTTTTACCTCGTGTTCCGAAAGGAGTTTTCGGTCTTGCAAGCCCGTCGCGATCAGCAGTCAGAGGGTACTAACCGCACTAAGGAGCGGGCGATTCCGGCATGGGTGACGCTGGTGCAGCTCGGTTTTTTGGCCTGCACGGTTTATTTTGCGCACTATCCGGCGCTGTTTATCGGCGGATTCCTGTTCTTTTTGGCGTTCACGCAGGCGACCGCGCATCACCAGCGCACGCTTGATCTCAAGCCCTCGTTGTTGGTGGGCTTTTTCCTCGCGGGCTTGGTGATCCACGGCGGGCTGCAGGGGTGGTGGATCGAGCCCGTGCTCAAGAGCCTCGGTGAGGTGCCGCTGTTCCTGACGGCCACGGTGCTCACGGCCTTTAACGACAATGCGGCGATTACCTACCTCGCCACCTTGGTCCCTGGTTTTACCGATCCGCTTAAGTACATGGTGGTCGCAGGTGCTGTGACGGGTGGGGGGCTGACGGTCATTGCCAACGCGCCCAATCCGGCGGGCCAGTCGATCTTACAGCCGTTCTTTCCCGAGGGCATTTCACCGCTTGGGTTATTCCTCGGAGCACTCGCTCCAACGGTGGTGATGGCGGCTTGTTTTCTTTGGCTGTAG
- a CDS encoding MFS transporter, which translates to MSPSSGHYRWLICILLFFATTINYVDRQILSLIKPILDEKIGWTNEQFGWVNSAFQAAYAISLLGFGWLIDRYGTKIGYAVSIASWSVAAMAHAAVHSLSGFFGVRVFLGLGEGGNFPAAIKAVATWFPKRERALATSLFNSGSNVGAMLAPAIVPWLALTYGWQSPFVIAGLAGFVWLLFWIPLYGNPANSKRVNAGEQAWITQDEAAAGAPADTAKIPWKSLLRYRQTWGYIAARFLTDPVWWFFLIWLPDYFKKTRHLDIKNSWVHLVTIYAIVTVLSIFGGWVTGHLTGRGWTVTRARKTCMLIFAFAVVPIAFATHCGDWTAVVVIGLAGAAHQAWSANLFSTVSDMFPNRAVASMVGLGGMAGSVGGILFPVVSGRLLDHFQAAGNITLGYGMLFGFCGGAYLLAFIINHLLTPRFEPVKLIEN; encoded by the coding sequence CTGTCGCCGTCATCGGGTCACTACCGCTGGCTCATTTGCATCCTGCTGTTTTTCGCCACCACGATCAATTACGTGGACCGCCAGATCCTCTCTTTGATCAAGCCGATCCTGGACGAGAAAATCGGCTGGACGAACGAGCAATTCGGTTGGGTTAACTCCGCCTTTCAAGCCGCTTACGCCATCAGCCTGCTCGGCTTTGGCTGGTTGATCGATCGCTACGGGACCAAGATCGGTTACGCCGTTTCCATCGCCTCGTGGAGCGTGGCCGCCATGGCGCACGCGGCAGTGCATAGCCTGAGCGGCTTTTTTGGCGTGCGGGTCTTCCTCGGCCTGGGCGAAGGCGGCAATTTCCCTGCGGCCATCAAGGCGGTCGCCACGTGGTTCCCCAAACGCGAGCGGGCCCTCGCCACGAGCCTGTTTAACTCCGGCTCCAATGTCGGCGCCATGCTCGCCCCCGCGATCGTCCCTTGGCTGGCGCTCACCTATGGTTGGCAAAGCCCGTTCGTCATCGCCGGCCTAGCCGGTTTTGTCTGGCTGCTGTTTTGGATCCCGCTCTACGGCAACCCAGCCAACTCGAAACGGGTGAACGCGGGCGAACAGGCTTGGATCACCCAGGATGAAGCCGCCGCCGGTGCGCCGGCTGATACCGCCAAAATCCCGTGGAAAAGCCTGCTGCGTTATCGCCAGACCTGGGGCTACATTGCGGCACGGTTTTTGACCGACCCCGTATGGTGGTTCTTCCTGATCTGGCTGCCGGATTACTTTAAGAAAACGCGTCACCTCGACATCAAAAACAGCTGGGTTCACCTGGTGACGATCTATGCCATCGTGACCGTGCTGAGCATCTTCGGCGGTTGGGTCACCGGCCACCTCACCGGACGCGGCTGGACGGTCACGCGGGCGCGCAAAACCTGCATGCTCATTTTCGCCTTTGCGGTGGTTCCGATCGCCTTTGCAACCCATTGCGGCGACTGGACGGCCGTGGTGGTCATCGGTCTTGCCGGTGCGGCGCACCAGGCGTGGTCGGCCAATCTATTTTCCACGGTTTCGGATATGTTCCCCAACCGGGCAGTAGCCTCGATGGTCGGCTTGGGCGGCATGGCGGGCTCGGTAGGCGGCATCCTGTTTCCCGTGGTGTCAGGCCGCCTGCTGGACCATTTCCAAGCAGCGGGTAACATCACCCTGGGTTACGGCATGCTCTTCGGCTTCTGCGGCGGCGCCTACCTGCTGGCCTTTATCATCAATCACCTGCTCACCCCCCGATTCGAACCGGTTAAACTGATCGAGAACTGA
- a CDS encoding carboxy terminal-processing peptidase, whose protein sequence is MHLLTRLARLACFALLPFLFTTGACAEQESRFRAPPLLDIEARTLIKLLEEVHYNRDAVKTATYAEVIPDYLTALDGQRLFFLETDKADFVERYKPDSLYWTLTSMGKIDAAYAIFTVYQKRVTERVEWIQQVLKGKFDLTTNDSFLIDRSKAAWPATVDDADSLWNQRLRFELIKEVLNKKSLEEAKKNVGKRYARLLKNMSDIESSDISEMFLGCIARLYDPHSTYFSADTYEDFGIQMRLQLVGIGALLSIDDDQCVIKDVIPGGPADLDKQIKANDKIISVAQDGGEPVEVIGMKLRKIVDMIRGAKGTRVHLLIEPVDGATSATRKQIVITRNVVNLDSSRAHGAIFEVPDAEGKITPIGVITLPTFYGPDMSGEGKAQNSATKDIEDILTRMKTARIQGLVLDLRRNGGGLLSEAISLTGLFIKNGPVVQVRAYSGEIKVDDDDDPSIAYDGPLTVLVSRFSASASEIVAGALQNYGRAVIVGDSSTHGKGSVQTVLELRNLVPQLARGGAKSGATKLTVQKFYLPNGASTQLKGVEPDVVLPSVNNFLPIGESDLPHALAWDHIASSRFNGQPLSPAQLSPLVTASAQRQSHLAEFDYQRRAIEWFKTRQEQKSASLNLEQRQLEKVADETFKKNMKAERKQLAAADYKFAEVLLAPPAPPRAKSAKKDEDSTSEDDEPEDDENERYPSADIPLREALRVVQDLIKPPVATTIVTITTTP, encoded by the coding sequence ATGCACCTGCTCACCCGTCTCGCGCGCCTCGCCTGCTTTGCCCTGCTGCCGTTCCTTTTCACAACTGGGGCCTGCGCCGAACAGGAATCACGATTCCGCGCACCACCCCTGCTCGACATTGAGGCCCGAACCCTGATCAAGCTGCTCGAAGAGGTTCATTACAATCGAGATGCCGTTAAAACAGCGACCTATGCAGAGGTGATCCCCGATTACCTAACCGCCTTGGACGGACAGCGCCTCTTTTTTCTCGAAACCGACAAAGCCGATTTCGTCGAACGCTATAAGCCCGACTCGCTTTATTGGACCCTCACCTCGATGGGCAAAATCGATGCGGCTTACGCCATTTTCACGGTTTACCAAAAACGCGTCACCGAGCGGGTCGAATGGATCCAACAGGTATTAAAAGGGAAATTCGACTTAACCACCAACGACAGCTTTCTGATCGACCGCTCCAAGGCTGCGTGGCCGGCCACGGTGGACGACGCCGACAGCCTATGGAACCAACGCCTGCGCTTCGAATTGATCAAGGAGGTCCTCAATAAAAAGTCTCTTGAGGAGGCCAAGAAAAACGTCGGCAAACGCTACGCCCGCCTCCTCAAAAACATGAGCGACATCGAGAGCTCCGACATCTCCGAGATGTTCCTCGGCTGTATCGCCCGGCTTTACGACCCTCATTCCACCTACTTCTCGGCCGACACCTACGAGGATTTCGGCATCCAAATGCGCCTGCAACTGGTGGGCATTGGCGCCCTGTTGAGCATCGATGATGACCAATGCGTGATCAAAGACGTCATACCCGGCGGCCCCGCCGACTTGGACAAACAGATCAAGGCCAACGACAAGATCATTTCCGTCGCCCAGGATGGCGGAGAACCCGTCGAGGTCATCGGCATGAAACTGCGCAAGATCGTTGACATGATTCGCGGAGCCAAAGGCACGCGCGTGCACCTGCTGATCGAACCGGTGGACGGAGCCACCTCCGCCACCCGTAAACAAATCGTGATCACCCGCAACGTCGTAAATCTGGACTCGTCCCGCGCCCACGGTGCGATTTTCGAGGTGCCTGACGCCGAAGGTAAAATCACCCCCATCGGCGTCATCACCTTGCCCACGTTTTACGGGCCCGACATGTCGGGTGAAGGCAAGGCCCAGAACAGCGCCACCAAGGACATCGAGGACATCCTTACCCGTATGAAAACTGCCCGGATTCAGGGTCTCGTTCTGGACCTGCGCCGTAACGGCGGCGGTCTGCTCAGTGAGGCGATCTCACTGACCGGATTGTTCATCAAAAACGGCCCCGTTGTCCAGGTGCGCGCCTATTCAGGCGAAATCAAGGTCGATGATGATGATGATCCCTCGATTGCCTACGACGGCCCCCTAACCGTGCTGGTTTCCCGCTTCAGCGCCTCGGCATCCGAGATCGTCGCCGGCGCCCTGCAAAACTATGGTCGCGCCGTTATTGTTGGCGACAGTTCCACGCACGGTAAAGGCTCCGTCCAAACCGTATTAGAATTGCGCAACCTGGTCCCCCAACTCGCTCGCGGCGGGGCCAAGAGCGGCGCCACCAAGCTCACCGTCCAGAAATTCTACCTGCCCAACGGCGCCTCCACCCAGCTCAAGGGCGTCGAACCCGATGTCGTTCTCCCCTCGGTCAATAATTTCCTGCCCATCGGTGAATCCGATTTGCCCCATGCGCTGGCCTGGGACCACATCGCTTCGAGTCGGTTTAACGGTCAACCGCTGTCTCCTGCTCAACTCTCCCCACTGGTCACTGCCAGCGCACAACGGCAAAGTCATCTCGCTGAATTCGACTACCAACGCCGGGCGATCGAGTGGTTCAAAACCCGCCAGGAGCAAAAGTCGGCCTCGCTCAATCTGGAGCAGCGGCAGCTCGAAAAGGTGGCCGACGAAACCTTCAAAAAGAACATGAAGGCGGAACGAAAACAACTCGCGGCGGCCGACTACAAATTTGCCGAAGTATTACTCGCCCCTCCGGCGCCCCCGCGCGCCAAATCGGCCAAAAAAGACGAAGATTCCACCTCCGAGGACGACGAACCCGAGGACGATGAAAACGAACGCTACCCATCTGCCGACATCCCGCTGCGCGAAGCGCTTCGCGTGGTGCAAGACCTGATCAAGCCACCCGTTGCCACCACGATCGTGACCATAACCACCACCCCATAA
- a CDS encoding HAD-IB family phosphatase, which yields MSSLKLLIFDCDSTLSAIEGIDELGRLRGPDVFKRVEEMTNEAMDGKIAVEAVFGRRLEIIRPSSSDVAAIGRRYIETVEPEALAAIAAARAAGWTPMIISGGFRNAIRPLADYLGIERIEAVDLFFDEAGNYTGFDEVYPTTRSGGKPEVIERLKCELSPAKVVMVGDGASDLEAKPVVDLFVGFGRYTARDKVKREAAQFIYRLSSLAEILP from the coding sequence ATGTCTTCACTCAAACTCCTGATTTTTGACTGCGATAGCACCCTGAGCGCGATTGAAGGAATCGACGAACTCGGGCGCTTGCGTGGCCCGGATGTGTTTAAGCGCGTCGAGGAAATGACCAACGAGGCAATGGATGGCAAAATCGCCGTCGAAGCCGTCTTCGGCCGCCGCTTGGAGATCATTCGCCCGAGTTCGAGCGACGTCGCCGCCATCGGGCGCCGTTACATAGAAACCGTTGAGCCTGAAGCCTTGGCCGCCATTGCCGCCGCGCGCGCTGCGGGCTGGACACCGATGATCATCAGCGGCGGTTTTCGTAATGCGATCCGCCCACTGGCCGATTATCTGGGCATTGAGCGAATCGAGGCGGTGGACTTGTTTTTTGACGAGGCGGGCAATTACACCGGTTTCGACGAGGTCTACCCGACCACGCGTTCAGGCGGCAAACCGGAGGTGATTGAGCGCCTCAAGTGTGAGCTTTCTCCTGCCAAGGTCGTGATGGTGGGCGACGGCGCCAGTGACTTGGAGGCCAAGCCGGTGGTCGACCTGTTTGTCGGTTTTGGCCGCTATACGGCGCGTGACAAAGTGAAACGCGAAGCGGCGCAGTTTATTTATAGACTATCCTCGTTGGCTGAAATTCTACCATGA